TCCCGCACCAGGTCGGCGTACATCGACCGCAACGCGCGCGCGACGTCCTGTGCCGTTTCAGCGTGGCGCGCACCTTCCGATGAAAGGCCGCCTCCTCCGCTCGCCGACGCAGCGGGCGCCGATACCGGGGTCACCTGCCCCTCTTCCTTCAGCCCCGACACATTGAGCCGCGGCGCCGAGGGACGCCGCACCACCTCGTGCCCCCCACAGATGGGGCAAGTCACCAGCCCGCGCGCCTGCTGGTCGGCCAGGTCATCCGCCGAGCCGAACCAGCCCTCGAAGTCGTGCCCCAGGGCACAGTGCAGATCCACCACCAGCATGGTTCAATGCCCGCTTCAGACCGTCTGCCAATCCAGCGACCAGTGTCCGGCTCGCCACTGCGCCAGCCACATCATTCCGACCATGGTCTTGGCGTCCGTGAGCTGGCCATCGCGCATCCAACCTTCCAGCTCGGCCTGGGTTGCCGCGAACACGTCCAGGAACTCGCCCTCGTCAAGTTGCCGCTCGCCCTCGGTGAGTTCGTCGGCAAACCAGATCTCGATGAACTCGTTGGCGTAGCCGATCACCGGATGCATCTGCCCGGCCCGGGCCCAGCGGCGCGCCACATAGCCGGTCTCCTCGAACAGCTCGCGTTGCGCACACACCAGGCCGCCCTCCCCCGGATCGAGCTTGCCCGCGGGGAACTCGATCATCGTGCGCGACACGGGATAGCGGTACTGCCGCTCGACGACCAGACGGCCATCGGGCAGGATCGGCACCACCATCACCGCGCCCGG
This is a stretch of genomic DNA from Aquabacterium olei. It encodes these proteins:
- a CDS encoding NUDIX domain-containing protein yields the protein MTLPLDASVVHADDAHLREHTVSSETVYEGRFLSMRRDRIQLPDGRPATREYVVHPGAVMVVPILPDGRLVVERQYRYPVSRTMIEFPAGKLDPGEGGLVCAQRELFEETGYVARRWARAGQMHPVIGYANEFIEIWFADELTEGERQLDEGEFLDVFAATQAELEGWMRDGQLTDAKTMVGMMWLAQWRAGHWSLDWQTV
- a CDS encoding DUF1178 family protein; this translates as MLVVDLHCALGHDFEGWFGSADDLADQQARGLVTCPICGGHEVVRRPSAPRLNVSGLKEEGQVTPVSAPAASASGGGGLSSEGARHAETAQDVARALRSMYADLVREVTARTEDVGERFAEEARRIHHGEAPERGIRGQASAEEREALADEGIEVMALPWPVVPKSSLQ